A section of the Leptospira kobayashii genome encodes:
- a CDS encoding GNAT family N-acetyltransferase translates to MGQIRVRLAQNTEDREKIFQLRYDIYVQEMNRKQSFADHEKARIHEPYDDTGHLFLAEDDDQVIGTVRINFRKDGELECEELYDMDHFRPFYPDQVSMSTKLMVRREYRSSAAASMLCMKIYEHARENGILIDFIDTNPHLVRLYSQVGYRLYKKNIDHPDYGNVIPMVFLLDDHEYLKQIHSPFLRLAKRYPAGTELADLFKERFPEYRDIRPLFSMEGEEVWNNIVTDMALPPNQALSFLFNFTEQEASKLLSMLDLIVYEPGAIVFKQNQESQGLFCVLEGAVSVLVEKEDGSYSTIAVLNQGEIFGELGFVAKTQRNATIVVRDKAKLLILTPNEFQKLELQSPSLAMKLLTNLFVILGQRFNEMSRRMLDYRRLYEMGGVEA, encoded by the coding sequence ATGGGTCAAATTCGGGTTCGATTGGCGCAAAATACAGAAGATAGGGAAAAAATTTTCCAATTACGTTATGATATCTATGTTCAGGAAATGAACAGAAAACAATCCTTTGCTGACCATGAGAAAGCTAGAATCCATGAACCTTATGATGATACAGGCCATTTGTTTCTTGCCGAAGACGATGACCAGGTCATAGGAACCGTTCGGATCAACTTCCGCAAAGATGGAGAGCTGGAATGCGAGGAACTCTATGATATGGATCATTTTCGTCCTTTCTACCCCGATCAAGTATCCATGTCTACCAAGCTTATGGTGCGCCGGGAATACCGTTCCTCCGCCGCCGCAAGTATGTTGTGTATGAAGATTTATGAGCACGCCCGGGAAAACGGAATACTCATCGATTTTATCGATACAAACCCTCATCTTGTGCGTTTGTACAGCCAAGTAGGGTACAGATTGTACAAGAAAAATATAGATCACCCTGATTATGGAAATGTAATCCCAATGGTTTTCCTTTTGGATGACCACGAATATCTCAAACAGATTCATTCTCCTTTCTTACGACTTGCCAAAAGATACCCGGCAGGTACGGAACTAGCCGATTTATTTAAGGAACGATTTCCGGAGTATAGAGATATCCGACCTCTTTTCTCCATGGAAGGGGAAGAAGTTTGGAACAATATCGTTACGGATATGGCACTTCCTCCCAACCAAGCACTTTCCTTTCTTTTCAATTTCACGGAACAGGAAGCTTCCAAATTACTTTCCATGCTGGATTTGATTGTCTATGAGCCGGGTGCCATTGTATTCAAACAAAACCAGGAAAGCCAAGGTTTGTTTTGTGTTCTGGAAGGTGCAGTGTCCGTTCTTGTGGAAAAAGAGGACGGTTCCTATTCCACAATTGCGGTTTTAAACCAAGGGGAAATTTTCGGTGAACTGGGGTTTGTTGCTAAAACACAAAGAAATGCAACGATTGTTGTCCGTGATAAGGCTAAACTGCTTATCCTAACTCCGAATGAATTTCAAAAACTGGAATTACAAAGCCCGAGCCTTGCGATGAAATTGTTAACTAACTTGTTTGTGATTTTGGGACAGAGATTCAATGAAATGTCCCGCCGCATGCTCGATTATCGTAGATTGTACGAGATGGGCGGTGTAGAGGCGTAA
- a CDS encoding slr1659 superfamily regulator has protein sequence MEIKDLDYHIQFDEATRTVKFVGSIRLQNLPAYEPIKNFLRDVAKLCQGVSLTMDFKELQFVNSSGITTLSMFIIDSRKSASYQIKILGSLNVSWQSKSLSNFKKLWDQVVLEIA, from the coding sequence ATGGAAATCAAAGACTTAGACTACCACATTCAATTTGACGAAGCGACGAGAACGGTGAAATTCGTCGGTTCCATTCGACTTCAGAACTTACCAGCATACGAACCAATTAAGAACTTTTTACGTGATGTCGCCAAACTTTGCCAAGGTGTATCATTAACGATGGATTTCAAAGAACTGCAATTCGTGAACAGTTCCGGGATTACCACCTTGTCTATGTTCATTATTGATTCGAGAAAGAGTGCTTCTTACCAGATTAAAATATTAGGTTCTTTGAACGTATCCTGGCAATCCAAGTCTCTCTCCAATTTTAAGAAACTTTGGGACCAGGTTGTTTTAGAAATCGCTTAA
- a CDS encoding slr1658 superfamily regulator: MNQKVPKIIGEFQTIPDNLPADGQLKLIFQPIDMTTYWRRCGLTANFVAGFYSYCYEASDTKANSLSTIINELLENASKFSKAREGRIQIELKHYGNLLKVDVSNIASRNLRESFEAFVSKLQAENVEELYFSTLESKEDGDTKSGLGLLMMLKDYPVRFGYSFNEIDADTHEITVRAIINVEEI; encoded by the coding sequence TTGAACCAGAAAGTACCGAAAATAATCGGTGAATTTCAAACGATACCAGACAACTTGCCTGCTGACGGGCAGTTAAAATTGATCTTTCAGCCGATTGATATGACTACCTACTGGCGTAGATGCGGTCTTACTGCCAATTTTGTTGCGGGTTTTTATTCTTATTGTTATGAGGCGAGTGATACCAAAGCAAATTCACTCTCTACAATTATCAACGAACTACTGGAAAATGCATCCAAGTTCTCCAAAGCTAGGGAAGGACGCATTCAAATCGAGTTAAAACATTACGGAAATCTTTTGAAGGTAGATGTTTCCAACATCGCCTCCAGAAACCTTCGCGAATCCTTTGAGGCGTTCGTGAGCAAACTACAAGCGGAAAACGTAGAAGAGCTTTATTTTTCTACTTTAGAATCGAAAGAAGATGGCGACACAAAGTCGGGACTTGGACTTCTCATGATGTTGAAGGACTATCCTGTCCGGTTCGGTTACAGTTTCAATGAGATTGATGCCGATACTCATGAAATAACGGTGCGAGCCATCATCAACGTAGAAGAGATATAA
- a CDS encoding class I SAM-dependent methyltransferase, producing the protein MSENFYTQKISIHDEMPRLSAQANLFRLLLDPFFDSIHFEKESGKGLDAGAGPGILASFLTKKNPNLVWSACDISEEMVQYCKLSYPKIDWKVCDLRNLDYPDNSFDFIFNSMVLIHIQEPEKVMKEFYRVLKPGGKLLITCPNDKTFEGPPVLLEMVAKHAEIHPADRYVMEKVPGFAKDLGLTLEARTDFVASNDGNDDKPKLDYPTIHLGMMTGWSMLSFMGHPDGMQDVYSRCQSEYMSNRVRFSLKLETHLYRK; encoded by the coding sequence TTGAGCGAAAACTTTTATACACAAAAAATATCCATCCATGACGAGATGCCTAGACTCTCCGCTCAGGCAAACTTGTTTCGTTTGCTTCTGGATCCTTTCTTTGATTCCATTCACTTTGAAAAGGAATCCGGTAAGGGATTGGACGCAGGGGCAGGTCCTGGAATCCTAGCCAGTTTTCTTACAAAAAAAAATCCGAACCTGGTTTGGTCCGCCTGTGACATTTCGGAAGAAATGGTTCAATACTGCAAACTTTCCTATCCCAAGATCGATTGGAAGGTTTGTGACCTTCGCAATCTGGATTATCCGGACAATAGTTTTGATTTTATATTTAATTCCATGGTTCTCATCCACATCCAAGAGCCAGAAAAAGTGATGAAAGAATTCTACAGAGTGCTTAAACCCGGTGGAAAATTACTCATCACTTGTCCCAACGACAAAACGTTCGAAGGACCTCCCGTTCTTTTAGAAATGGTTGCAAAACACGCGGAAATCCATCCTGCTGATAGATATGTGATGGAAAAGGTTCCGGGCTTTGCGAAAGACTTAGGTCTGACTCTGGAAGCCAGAACCGACTTCGTTGCCAGCAACGATGGCAATGACGACAAACCGAAACTAGATTACCCAACCATTCATTTAGGAATGATGACAGGTTGGTCGATGTTATCATTTATGGGGCACCCGGACGGTATGCAGGATGTATACTCTCGTTGCCAATCAGAGTACATGTCCAATCGTGTACGTTTTTCATTAAAACTCGAAACTCATTTGTATCGGAAATAA
- a CDS encoding LIC_13355 family lipoprotein, with product MQFKIKNFIKGLGYSLLSVLLMSCSGEKKNNSSDLLSLLALTSVSSSGSTLGSCPPASLPSGIPIANTVVSANSTVSGFNDSTKAINGICGGGETSGSLDVYALNLTGTGATVVLSWGGKTVKNVSGVDFIVYENPFKVSDTSDRYAFDPMVVQVSFDGTNYCGFNLSGFGGGLPSSDNNKIAYWPGFGGLRPVNYNMTSKIFTLEQLFTSTGSGFLTGGGDGFNLDDLYSSDAQNPACDNTVKTNIQTNGFKFIKMISATAVTNPATSAGYVYPHSYTNGPDIDGVVGKLVE from the coding sequence ATGCAATTTAAAATCAAAAACTTTATTAAAGGGTTAGGTTATTCGTTATTATCAGTTCTTCTCATGTCTTGCTCGGGAGAAAAAAAGAATAATTCATCGGATTTACTTTCATTGTTAGCTTTAACTTCAGTATCTTCATCGGGTAGCACATTGGGCTCTTGCCCTCCCGCTTCCTTACCTTCGGGTATACCCATTGCAAATACAGTTGTCTCGGCAAATTCCACAGTCAGCGGATTCAATGATTCCACAAAAGCAATCAACGGAATTTGTGGTGGTGGAGAAACTTCCGGCTCACTCGACGTATACGCACTTAATTTAACAGGCACAGGTGCTACAGTAGTACTTTCCTGGGGTGGTAAGACTGTAAAAAATGTTTCCGGAGTTGATTTCATAGTTTATGAAAACCCTTTCAAGGTGAGCGATACAAGCGATCGTTATGCGTTTGATCCGATGGTTGTACAAGTATCTTTCGACGGCACCAATTATTGCGGATTCAATCTAAGCGGATTTGGTGGCGGTCTGCCAAGCTCGGATAATAATAAAATCGCCTATTGGCCCGGCTTCGGCGGCCTTCGTCCGGTCAATTATAACATGACCTCGAAAATCTTCACTCTGGAACAACTATTCACTTCCACAGGAAGCGGTTTCCTGACCGGCGGTGGAGACGGATTCAATCTGGACGATCTGTACAGTTCCGATGCTCAAAACCCTGCTTGCGATAATACGGTAAAAACGAATATTCAAACAAACGGATTCAAATTCATCAAAATGATTTCTGCAACTGCAGTTACAAACCCAGCAACGAGCGCAGGTTATGTATATCCTCATTCTTACACAAATGGGCCCGACATCGATGGCGTTGTGGGAAAATTGGTGGAATAA
- a CDS encoding cytochrome-c peroxidase → MNRFPCLVPMLLKMQLYSPKCIYKTFLLLTSIWLFSACNTDFDLKKKEDSDNTRLLAAYLYQIPGGAEIQAEARIKIGLLPPKTPGSESDTPAQITLGNKIFRDNTLSLNHVQSCHTCHPLDGNSAGMDSQSTSRGTSGQIGRRNAPTILNVGYLPIIFWDGRKQNLFDQAVAPFLDSLEMALPSEAELLTRLQNNSSYTGLFQNAFPDSPAISINSLRNALSAFERSLVSKSRFDDFIEWDLRALNNEEKQGLKTFMDLGCTNCHSGYLLGGNQFKKLDSFYSYNTNDLGRFEFTGNQDDKSFFKVPPLRNVALTAPYFHDGSVRTLKEAVTRMNQYEMSRPMTDSEINSIVTFLKSLSDKTKSN, encoded by the coding sequence TTGAATAGATTTCCGTGTTTGGTACCTATGTTACTGAAAATGCAATTGTATTCGCCGAAGTGCATATACAAAACATTTTTATTACTAACTTCTATTTGGTTATTTTCTGCATGCAATACCGACTTTGATTTGAAGAAAAAAGAAGACAGTGACAATACCCGACTGCTCGCAGCTTATCTTTACCAAATTCCCGGAGGAGCGGAAATTCAAGCGGAAGCTAGGATCAAAATCGGATTATTGCCGCCAAAAACTCCTGGCTCCGAGTCGGATACCCCGGCACAAATTACCCTGGGAAATAAAATTTTCAGAGATAATACTTTATCCCTCAACCATGTTCAGTCCTGTCACACCTGCCATCCGTTAGATGGAAATTCCGCAGGCATGGACAGTCAATCCACATCCCGCGGCACCTCCGGCCAGATAGGAAGGCGAAACGCTCCTACGATTTTAAACGTGGGGTACCTTCCGATTATTTTCTGGGACGGAAGAAAACAAAATTTATTCGATCAGGCGGTAGCACCTTTTCTCGATTCATTGGAGATGGCTTTGCCTTCGGAAGCAGAATTATTGACAAGACTTCAAAATAACTCTAGTTATACGGGTTTGTTTCAGAATGCTTTTCCCGATTCGCCCGCGATCAGCATCAACTCCTTAAGAAATGCACTCTCCGCCTTCGAAAGATCTTTGGTTTCCAAATCCAGATTCGATGATTTTATAGAATGGGATCTGCGCGCACTAAATAATGAAGAGAAACAAGGCTTAAAGACTTTTATGGATCTGGGTTGTACAAATTGTCATAGCGGATATCTGTTAGGCGGCAACCAATTCAAAAAACTGGATTCCTTTTATTCTTATAATACGAACGATTTGGGAAGATTCGAATTTACGGGGAACCAAGATGATAAATCTTTTTTTAAAGTTCCACCTCTTCGTAACGTAGCCTTGACCGCCCCTTACTTCCATGACGGAAGTGTTCGAACCTTAAAAGAAGCAGTAACAAGAATGAACCAATATGAAATGAGTCGACCCATGACAGATTCTGAAATCAATTCCATCGTAACATTCTTAAAATCTCTTTCCGATAAAACAAAATCTAATTAG
- a CDS encoding lysophospholipid acyltransferase family protein — protein MYYLGRFLGLIFMWALVKPMRQIYGRKKCTYENEHILKDFKGKSVILVANHIKPRNKFLRLVTMPYDAFMIRAMLKRHGIYTTALTSFDSGKKGKKTPGQIRKEQLVKGIVTSIDLIPINRNQSDPETIKEVKRRINLGNLGLGIFPEGTWFRGFRKSRRLQGGMAVLSKRYNLPILPMYIEAYNLNKPLRIAIGNPIWEPMDANLVTEYIAKEFLRLKERRAVDVGADVVETTGKG, from the coding sequence TTGTATTATTTAGGCAGATTTCTCGGATTGATATTTATGTGGGCGCTTGTCAAACCTATGCGACAAATTTACGGACGCAAAAAATGTACGTATGAAAATGAGCATATTCTAAAAGATTTCAAAGGCAAGTCTGTGATTTTGGTAGCCAATCACATCAAACCGAGAAATAAATTTTTACGTTTGGTAACTATGCCTTATGATGCGTTTATGATTCGCGCCATGTTAAAAAGACATGGTATCTATACTACGGCACTTACCAGTTTCGATTCCGGTAAAAAAGGAAAAAAAACTCCTGGGCAAATCAGGAAAGAACAATTGGTAAAAGGCATTGTTACTTCTATTGACCTAATTCCGATTAATCGGAATCAGAGTGATCCTGAAACTATTAAGGAAGTAAAGAGACGGATTAACTTGGGAAATTTAGGCCTTGGTATATTCCCGGAGGGGACTTGGTTCCGTGGTTTTCGTAAATCAAGACGTTTGCAAGGCGGGATGGCGGTTCTTAGCAAAAGATACAACCTTCCGATTTTGCCGATGTACATTGAAGCTTATAATTTAAATAAGCCGCTCCGTATAGCCATCGGAAATCCGATTTGGGAACCGATGGACGCAAACCTGGTAACTGAATATATTGCCAAAGAATTTTTGCGCCTGAAAGAGAGAAGGGCCGTAGATGTAGGAGCTGATGTGGTGGAAACTACGGGAAAGGGTTGA
- a CDS encoding TetR/AcrR family transcriptional regulator — MELGNRTRRIRNSLSREEIRETSLLILREEGLEGLSMRKIAHRLGCSVASPYSYYENQVDLVKDLIKHGEDELLGMLRRSIPDENANTTFQKLAAIARAYFYFASTNRELHKVMFNTDYNTVHRKAFPQLPKSYRFFLETLREGFESGEIRYPKKEYPAIARMMWGWMYGLLVLDMTGMLKKRRGSDNPIEEGISYFKTLLEGTSPR; from the coding sequence GTGGAATTAGGTAACCGTACACGCCGTATTCGAAATAGCCTTTCGCGGGAAGAAATTCGGGAAACGTCCCTTTTGATTCTTCGGGAAGAAGGATTGGAAGGCCTATCCATGCGCAAGATCGCTCATCGACTAGGTTGCAGTGTGGCCAGTCCCTACTCTTATTACGAAAATCAAGTGGACTTGGTCAAAGACCTCATCAAACACGGGGAAGACGAACTCTTGGGAATGTTACGAAGATCCATTCCGGATGAAAATGCAAATACCACTTTCCAAAAATTAGCGGCAATTGCCCGTGCTTACTTTTATTTTGCCAGCACAAACAGAGAACTCCACAAAGTTATGTTCAATACGGATTATAACACAGTGCATAGAAAAGCGTTTCCTCAGCTTCCCAAAAGTTACCGTTTCTTTTTAGAAACACTACGGGAAGGATTCGAATCAGGAGAGATTCGTTATCCCAAAAAAGAATACCCTGCGATCGCTCGGATGATGTGGGGTTGGATGTACGGACTTTTGGTTTTGGACATGACGGGGATGCTGAAAAAAAGACGTGGAAGTGACAATCCGATCGAAGAGGGGATTTCTTATTTTAAAACTCTGCTGGAAGGAACTTCGCCTCGTTAG
- a CDS encoding alpha/beta fold hydrolase, with the protein MESKISTNVRSFSNHVQRKLDFAKRKPEFLAAVAENLFFTPTRSFPSRKEKDVLATGVEKTFRMGNREIHYWHWDRGGELVFLVHGWNGHSGNLSRFVEPLLAEGFSIVSFDLPGHGVSGGRHNSLPLSAQTLIQLTEIVGVPYAFLAHSFGGAIATLAMEKGLEVKQAVYISPPLRLEDFRYEFCNYMNFDFDTMEKMKARIEKRFNFSLEYLNTAELGKNLNTKLLVIHDKDDDEVPYSKGEKVAKSWKSAELISTEGLGHKMILRSPDIIEKTIRFIKEGLVSSDSGVTKGVSVLRV; encoded by the coding sequence ATGGAATCAAAAATAAGCACGAACGTTCGATCTTTTTCAAATCATGTTCAAAGGAAACTGGACTTTGCAAAAAGAAAACCCGAGTTTTTGGCGGCAGTGGCAGAAAACCTTTTTTTCACACCTACAAGATCCTTTCCTTCCCGAAAAGAGAAAGATGTTCTAGCCACAGGTGTGGAAAAAACCTTTCGTATGGGAAACCGGGAAATTCATTACTGGCATTGGGATAGAGGTGGTGAATTGGTTTTTCTGGTTCACGGATGGAATGGCCATAGCGGAAATTTATCCCGATTCGTTGAACCTTTGCTAGCGGAAGGTTTTTCCATAGTCAGCTTTGATCTTCCCGGTCATGGTGTTTCCGGAGGAAGGCATAACAGTTTGCCTCTTTCCGCACAAACATTGATTCAGCTCACTGAGATCGTAGGTGTACCTTACGCATTTCTCGCTCACTCTTTCGGAGGAGCCATTGCAACTTTGGCGATGGAAAAAGGGTTAGAGGTAAAACAAGCAGTGTACATTTCCCCGCCTTTGCGTTTGGAAGATTTCAGATATGAATTTTGCAATTATATGAATTTCGATTTCGATACGATGGAAAAGATGAAAGCCAGAATAGAAAAAAGATTTAATTTTTCATTGGAATATTTGAATACAGCCGAACTTGGAAAAAATTTGAATACGAAACTTTTAGTCATTCATGATAAAGATGATGACGAGGTTCCTTATTCAAAAGGCGAGAAAGTAGCAAAGTCATGGAAATCGGCAGAGCTTATCTCAACGGAAGGGCTAGGCCATAAAATGATTCTGCGTTCTCCAGATATAATCGAAAAGACAATCAGGTTTATTAAAGAAGGTCTTGTCTCTTCGGATTCCGGAGTGACGAAAGGAGTCTCCGTTCTGAGAGTTTAA
- a CDS encoding TetR/AcrR family transcriptional regulator — MGKGEETKSIILNRAVQIASKEGLDGLTIGTLADDLGMSKSGIFGKFQSKETLQIEVLKVGSEMFRRNVIYPVLKSEPGLKRIRTLFITWLEWIEGDALPGGCLVLGSISTYDDKPGAVRDYLVKVESELMRLIERFLSEVKADKILKPGFKSDFFIQELWGIILGFQLYHRFFQDAKSKTRAKSSFEELIQRSLA; from the coding sequence ATGGGCAAAGGAGAAGAAACAAAATCGATTATTTTGAACCGTGCCGTTCAGATCGCAAGCAAGGAAGGTTTGGATGGGCTGACCATCGGAACTTTGGCGGATGATCTGGGTATGTCCAAAAGCGGAATCTTCGGTAAATTCCAATCCAAAGAAACCCTTCAAATCGAAGTATTAAAAGTGGGATCGGAAATGTTCCGAAGGAACGTCATCTATCCTGTGCTTAAGTCGGAACCTGGTCTGAAAAGAATCAGAACTTTGTTTATTACTTGGTTGGAATGGATCGAAGGAGATGCATTGCCCGGCGGTTGTTTGGTCTTAGGAAGTATTTCCACCTATGACGACAAACCAGGAGCTGTAAGGGATTATCTGGTTAAGGTGGAATCGGAATTGATGAGGTTAATCGAAAGATTTTTATCCGAAGTCAAAGCGGACAAAATTCTAAAACCGGGATTCAAATCCGATTTTTTCATCCAGGAACTCTGGGGAATCATATTGGGTTTTCAACTCTACCATCGTTTTTTTCAAGATGCGAAATCAAAAACAAGAGCTAAATCAAGCTTTGAAGAACTGATTCAAAGATCATTGGCATAA
- a CDS encoding alginate export family protein: protein MNPKQIPSPLSFSSVTLLCALLICTLSLSAEEPTTTATPPPATTVKEKYKSPMIEKGIDPEFARHMFVEPDLAKSVNKSESLWINDVLRVGAYFRPRFESRNNLNFDKSNKEVIDRAVQTTSLFFIFDPSPYVSAKVTVQDSRVWGGEAPASSGDIRANFFNNTPTQIAAGQSNAALNSTDIREAFLMLKKLPLDIKVQLGRQIWAYGDQRMIGGGNWTINGLSYDGARIMLERSDFKIHLFAARPFWTQSGTNGVISANDPTINSASKGTDTTLFGTYNSVKILDAVTADVYSINVVRKWKPNTYNAATNLPNASADDPLAMNRSKQNEELYTAGFRLTNRTENNNLPKGSSWDWTVESAWQSGFTGKRIREKMFGYDLPTTYQNMKTEREKYTGQFHFAQTGYTFFEKLRIGGQIQYASGDANRSDGSASTFQTLSNPRFGVIPYFNTVAGISENIDTKNLISKGASISYKTDEYGTFQVSYFANDKAQRQDAWYAVSGAANSASTIGSANSSPVDTAKGSTESYTNNVYTQNYSLGKHIYTEIDLTWMGKINDNVSIWMGVGYLHAGNAITNYRNALYVYDASSNSFGINPNYILGKHKAATDGGMAYLQVNGAF, encoded by the coding sequence ATGAATCCTAAACAAATTCCTTCCCCACTCTCTTTTTCGAGTGTTACTCTTCTATGTGCACTGCTGATCTGCACTCTTTCTTTAAGTGCAGAGGAACCGACGACAACGGCAACTCCACCCCCTGCCACCACAGTGAAAGAAAAATACAAATCCCCCATGATAGAGAAAGGAATCGATCCTGAATTTGCCAGACATATGTTTGTGGAGCCTGATCTTGCCAAGTCTGTGAACAAATCAGAATCTCTCTGGATCAATGACGTTCTTAGGGTAGGAGCCTATTTTCGTCCCCGTTTCGAATCAAGAAACAACCTCAATTTCGATAAATCCAACAAAGAAGTAATCGATAGAGCCGTCCAAACCACTTCCCTTTTCTTTATATTTGATCCGAGTCCTTATGTATCTGCAAAAGTAACTGTGCAGGATTCCAGAGTTTGGGGAGGGGAAGCCCCCGCCTCTTCCGGAGACATCCGAGCCAATTTTTTCAATAACACTCCAACTCAAATCGCAGCAGGTCAAAGCAATGCCGCATTGAATAGCACGGACATCAGAGAAGCGTTCCTTATGCTGAAAAAACTTCCTTTGGATATCAAGGTTCAATTAGGTCGTCAGATCTGGGCCTATGGCGACCAACGGATGATAGGTGGTGGTAACTGGACGATCAACGGGCTTTCTTATGACGGCGCCAGAATCATGCTGGAAAGATCCGATTTCAAAATTCATTTATTTGCAGCCCGGCCTTTTTGGACCCAAAGCGGAACCAACGGAGTTATTTCCGCAAACGATCCTACGATCAACAGCGCGTCCAAAGGAACCGATACCACATTATTCGGAACTTATAATTCAGTCAAAATTCTGGACGCAGTCACTGCGGATGTTTACAGCATCAACGTAGTTCGCAAATGGAAACCCAATACATACAATGCCGCGACCAATCTTCCCAATGCATCCGCAGACGATCCACTTGCGATGAATCGTTCCAAACAAAATGAAGAATTATACACTGCGGGTTTTCGTTTAACCAACCGGACGGAAAATAACAACCTACCCAAAGGATCCTCTTGGGATTGGACGGTGGAAAGTGCTTGGCAATCCGGTTTTACCGGAAAGCGGATTCGGGAGAAAATGTTCGGCTACGACTTACCTACCACTTATCAAAATATGAAAACGGAAAGGGAAAAATACACGGGGCAATTTCACTTCGCTCAAACAGGTTATACCTTCTTCGAAAAACTTCGAATTGGCGGTCAAATTCAATATGCATCCGGAGATGCGAATCGCTCCGACGGAAGCGCTTCCACTTTCCAAACTTTATCCAACCCGAGATTCGGTGTGATTCCTTACTTCAATACTGTGGCAGGGATTTCGGAAAACATCGATACCAAAAACTTAATATCAAAGGGAGCGAGTATTTCTTACAAAACCGACGAATACGGCACCTTTCAAGTTTCCTATTTTGCAAATGATAAAGCGCAAAGACAAGATGCATGGTATGCCGTAAGTGGTGCAGCTAACTCCGCATCAACGATCGGTTCCGCAAATTCTTCTCCCGTTGATACTGCAAAAGGAAGTACGGAAAGTTACACCAATAACGTATACACTCAGAATTATTCCTTGGGAAAACATATCTATACCGAGATCGACTTAACTTGGATGGGCAAAATCAACGACAACGTCTCCATCTGGATGGGTGTCGGTTATCTTCATGCGGGCAATGCAATCACTAACTACCGAAACGCTCTTTACGTTTACGACGCGAGCAGCAATAGCTTCGGGATCAATCCCAATTATATATTGGGAAAACATAAGGCGGCAACTGACGGAGGAATGGCTTACCTGCAAGTCAATGGCGCCTTCTAA